One genomic window of Arachis stenosperma cultivar V10309 chromosome 10, arast.V10309.gnm1.PFL2, whole genome shotgun sequence includes the following:
- the LOC130957277 gene encoding protein FAR-RED IMPAIRED RESPONSE 1-like, which yields MAMARYNATDEGRLKNLFWVDGICRSDYKCFGDVFAFDTTYQKNKYRRLLVIFSGCNHHCQTCIFGFALVEDERTATYMWLLLNFLEVMLNKSPSVVVTDGDEAMKAVIREIFLDKENEWVLNEYEKRKSWASAYLRDKFCAGFRTTSWCEAINNFIKRFICICQSLLELVQNLEHALRDYRNNELVSQFKTLYGEAVLTTGLEALEVSAANFYTREILGEVKKEIQGVVALDVINEENISNTVVLKVKKCDRRQHNYNILYDRNTEHMECECSRWSSEGIPCSHIFCAMKRVDLQKLPNSLLLKRWSKDAKKYLDESSTEGTTQDREREFLMRYGALSVAATWMVFLGAQDGPSFHDTMNEVCCWTQTLEQNSGLKRQIRDSPTLNFVGDPSVVKTKGAPKGKKERGKRRCTNCNSTGHVKNKCPVRNDGDDLGDKTGSGTQASFGTEEELPKDPMASQETLAVPNTEGNAPVQQEFELGDSGLINGHETPIPPTILQVYENVILKNEYQSSKLCEALCTNCEDMMDQLQVLKLPSMAKFNAGSQNCNHSFEHECVGPSKTNYE from the exons ATGGCCATGGCAAGGTACAATGCTACTGATGAAGGTCGGCTGAAAAATTTATTTTGGGTAGATGGCATTTGTAGGTCCGATTATAAGTGCTTTGGAGATGTGTTTGCATTCGATACAACCTACCAGAAGAATAAGTACAGAAGGCTGTTGGTAATCTTCTCAGGTTGTAACCATCACTGCCAAACATGTATATTTGGTTTTGCCTTGGTAGAGGACGAACGGACGGCAACATATATGTGGTTGTTGCTAAACTTTCTAGAAGTCATGCTGAACAAGTCTCCCAGTGTTGTGGTCACAGACGGTGACGAAGCAATGAAGGCAGTAATTCGAGAAATCTTCTTAGAT AAGGAAAATGAATGGGTTCTAAATGAATATGAAAAGAGGAAAAGTTGGGCAAGTGCTTACTTGAGGGATAAATTCTGTGCTGGATTTAGAACAACATCATGGTGTGAAGCGATAAACAACTTCATCAAGAGGTTTATTTGCATTTGTCAAAGTCTTCTAGAGTTGGTCCAAAATCTTGAACATGCTCTTAGGGACTATAGAAACAATGAATTAGTTTCTCAATTTAAGACGCTGTATGGGGAGGCCGTTCTAACTACTGGGCTAGAAGCATTGGAGGTTTCTGCTGCCAATTTTTACACAAGGGAGATTCTTGGCGAAGTAAAAAAGGAGATTCAAGGAGTGGTGGCATTAGATGTAATAAATGAGGAAAACATATCAAACACTGTTGTGTTAAAAGTTAAGAAGTGTGACAGGAGGCAACATAATTATAACATACTTTATGATCGCAATACTGAGCATATGGAGTGTGAATGTAGTCGGTGGAGTAGTGAAGGCATTCCTTGTAGCCACATATTTTGTGCAATGAAAAGGGTAGATTTACAAAAGTTGCCAAATAGTCTTCTTTTGAAAAGATGGTCGAAGGATGCCAAGAAGTATCTGGATGAAAGTTCTACTGAAGGCACTACGCAAGACAGAGAAAGAGAATTTTTAATGCGCTATGGCGCATTGTCAGTGGCAGCTACGTGGATGGTATTCTTAGGAGCTCAAGATGGTCCTTCTTTCCATGACACTATGAATGAAGTCTGTTGTTGGACCCAAACACTAGAACAAAACTCTGGCTTGAAAAGACAAATAAGAGATTCTCCCACACTAAACTTCGTTGGTGACCCTTCGGTGGTCAAGACAAAAGGAGCACCCAAGGGAAAAAAGGAGAGGGGTAAACGGAGGTGCACTAACTGCAACAGTACTGGTCATGTAAAGAATAAATGTCCTGTGAGGAATGACGGTGACGATTTGGGGGATAAGACTGGTAGTGGCACGCAAGCTAGCTTTGGTACCGAGGAG GAGCTTCCCAAGGACCCTATGGCTTCTCAAGAGACATTAGCAGTGCCAAATACAGAAGGAAATGCACCTGTGCAGCAAGAGTTTGAGTTAGGTGATTCAGGATTGATTAATGGCCATGAGACTCCCATCCCACC GACAATTCTGCAGGTATATGAGAAtgtcattttaaaaaatgaataccAATCTTCAAAGCTATGTGAGGCACTGTGCACCAATTGCGAGGACATGATGGATCAGCTTCAGGTTCTCAAACTACCTTCCATGGCAAAGTTTAATGCGGGATCGCAGAATTGCAATCATAGTTTTGAGCACGAGTGTGTCGGGCCGTCGAAAACAAACTACGAGTAG
- the LOC130957278 gene encoding uncharacterized protein LOC130957278, with protein MRYDGTQDPQEHLTAFEARMNLEGVGDEVRCRAFLVTLASPAIQWFNSLSQDSVASFSDISRAFLAQFTTRIAKAKHPINLLGVTQKVNETTRKYLDRFNDECLEIEGLTDSVASLCLTNGLLNEDFRKHLTTRPVWTMQEIQMVAREYINDEEVSRVVAVNKRQPSYTQPRQHGNGERQKEHARDGGPSRTPRPFPRVGKFTNYTPSLSPSWKSTNR; from the coding sequence atgaggtatgATGGGACACAAGACCCACAGGAGCACCTCACGGCCTTCGAGGCCCGAATGAACCTAGAGGGAGTGGGAGACGAGGTAAGGTGTCGCGCTTTCCTGGTCACCCTGGCAAGCCCTGCGATACAGTGGTTCAATAGCCTCTCGCAGGACTCCGTGGCCAGTTTCTCGGACATCAGCCGCGCCTTCTTAGCACAATTCACCACCAGAATCGCGAAGGCAAAACACCCGATCAATTTGCTCGGCGTCACTCAGAAAGTCAACGAGACGACCAGAAAATACCTAGATCGCTTCAATGACGAATGCTTGGAAATAGAAGGGTTAACGGATTCGGTGGCGAGTCTATGCCTGACCAATGGACTTCTCAACGAGGATTTTAGAAAGCATCTCACCACTAGGCCAGTCTGGACGATGCAAGAGATCCAAATGGTGGCACGCGAATACATTAACGATGAGGAAGTCAGCCGAGTTGTGGCTGTCAACAAACGACAACCCTCCTACACTCAGCCCAGGCAACATGGCAACGGAGAACGACAGAAGGAGCACGCCAGAGACGGCGGCCCGAGCAGAACACCTAGACCGTTTCCCCGTGTGGGGAAGTTCACCAACTATACCCCCTCACTCTCCCCATCATGGAAGTCTACCAACAGATAG